Proteins encoded in a region of the Podarcis muralis chromosome 4, rPodMur119.hap1.1, whole genome shotgun sequence genome:
- the LOC114595128 gene encoding olfactory receptor 51V1-like: MVQDTSPNISTTVLALRGFPGLEEVHGWIGIPIFSIYLAAIIGNCTILYVIRTEPSLHQPMYYFLAMLATTDLCLCLATVPTVLGVLWFQLKKISKEACVAQLFIIHSFSFMESAVLFAMAVDRFLAICSPLRYTAMLNSSRVARIGLVLLLRSTLFLLPPVPFLLTFPYCPNAVLSHSYCLHQDTIRVACANTTFNSFYALVLILLTMGSDLLFILISYGLILRTVLGMASDNQGHHKALGTCVSHICAVLVFYVPVLGLSIVHRFGQHAPALLHVIMGNVYILLPPLMNPIIYSIKTKQIYSRILRMVRNS, from the coding sequence ATGGTGCAGGATACCTCCCCCAACATCAGCACCACAGTGCTTGCCTTGAGGGGCTTCCCTGGGTTGGAGGAGGTTCATGGCTGGATTGGGATCCCCATCTTTTCCATCTACCTGGCAGCCATCATAGGAAACTGCACCATCCTCTATGTCATACGGACAGAGCCCAGTCTGCACCAGCCCATGTACTActtcctggccatgctggctaccacggacctctgcctctgcctcgcCACAGTGCCCACAGTGCTGGGCGTCCTCTGGTTTCAGCTGAAGAAGATCAGCAAGGAAGCCTGCGTAGCTCAGCTCTTCATCATCCACTCCTTCTCCTTCATGGAGTCAGCTGTGCTCTTTGCCATGGCCGTGGACCGATTCCtggccatctgctctcctctgagGTACACAGCAATGCTGAACTCCAGTAGAGTGGCCAGAATTGGGCTGGTCCTCCTGCTAAGGAGCACCTTGTTCTTACTGCCTCCTGTGCCTTTCCTCTTGACATTCCCCTACTGCCCTAATGCTGTCCTTTCCCACTCATACTGTCTTCACCAGGACACCATTCGTGTGGCATGTGCCAATACAACATTCAACAGCTTCTATGCCctcgtcctcatcctcctcacCATGGGTTCTGACCTGCTCTTCATCCTCATCTCCTATGGCCTCATCCTGAGGACTGTCCTGGGCATGGCCTCTGACAACCAGGGCCACCACAAGGCCCTGGGCACCTGCGTCTCCCACATCTGTGCCGTTCTGGTCTTCTACGTCCCGGTGCTTGGGCTCTCCATCGTACACCGGTTTGGACAGCATGCCCCTGCCCTCCTCCACGTCATCATGGGCAATGTCTACATCCTCCTGCCACCCTTGATGAACCCCATCATCTACAGCATCAAAACAAAGCAGATCTACAGCAGGATCCTCAGAATGGTCAGGAACTCCTGA